A stretch of DNA from Anaerobacillus isosaccharinicus:
GTCACGGAAAACACCACGTTCCTTTAACTCAACACCAGGAATTAATGATCCTGAAGTAGATGAAGGACTTCCAAATGCTAAATCAATCGTTGCCTTTTCTTCTAATAACTCATCAAGAGTATCCCATGGTGCATCAGCTTTCGTGATGAAATAGGAATGATAATAAGGTTCACCATTTACTAATTGAGTAATAATGGCTTTTGCACCACTACGGTCATGGGCAATAACATATGTTAATGGACCAAAGTAAGCCATATCAATATGTTCATAGTTAAGCGCCTCAACTACACCGTTATATGCAGGGTAGTAATCAATTTTTACAGGGCGATCAAGCTTTTCTTCTAATTCAGCTTGAAGCTTATCAATGGCGGTTTGCATTTCACCTTCTGATTGTGATGGAATTAACCCAATCACTAGTTCACTTTTTTCTGTTGCTTCAGAGATTTCCGTATCGTTAGCCCCTTCTTTACTTTCTTCTGTTTTACCGCCACATGCAGCGATTACTAGAATTAGAGCTAAAAACATCATGATAATAAAACTTTTTTTCATTACTTTCTCCACCTCGATAATTAAAAGTTATTTGTATAATAACAAATTATCATTATAATACCATGAAATCTAACAATTTTTCAACAAAAGATAACTTTCCATAAATTACTTCTAATCTTTAAAGGTTCACTGGCTGTCATGGGTTGTCATAAAATGGCTGGTAGGGTATGATTTATATGATGTCTAAACCCTTTTAAATTATCAGAGTTTATATAGAGTAGTTTGCTAATCTAGAAATAGAGGAGGTGCCAGATTTGAAATTAAAGTTGACCTTACTAAGTATGTTGTTAGCATTCATCTTTACTACTGGGTGTAGTGTTTCGAAAGAGCAAGCGATCGCTTCTGCAAAAGAAAGCTTTGAACTAGGTGTTCTAGCAGACTCTAATGAGGCGAATGAAGCTACAGATTCGTTTACTTATTATTTACCGTCAGGATTAATTGTTGAAGAAACAGCAGAAAACAATCTTGTGTTAAGTAAAGGAAATCAACTCTTCATCATTTTCTCTAATCCTGCAGAAGATCAATTAAGCCAAGTTAATTATGAGCAAGATCGAATGCTTGAAGAAAAAGCTATATTAGTAGAAACAAACGAGACAGAAGAAGTGTTTAGTTATATCATTGTTTCACCATTTGATAATGATAATTATAAAGTCATCGTAGGAATAGGTGGAGAAAAGGGAACGACAATCACTGATATAGGTAATTTAAAGGAAAGTGCAGAGAATTTGTTAGAGATTGTTAAATCAGTAAACTATTAACTACACATATAAAACACTGCTTTCGCCCAATAAACTTGGCAAAAGCAGTGTTTTTTCTATGTAAATAATTCATTAAATAAGGTAGAGTGGTAAATAATGATTCTAATAACAAAAATAGGTAGGTGTTGTAGATGAAAGATTTTTTACACAAAAAAGGGATCGAGCTATCTTTAAAAACCTATTTTGTCACAGCTCTTAGTTTTATGGCGTTAGGTTTATTTTCGTCGCTAATTATTGGTTTGATCATTCGTACCGCCGGTCAACAAATTCCAATCCCGTATTTTGAGGAGTTCTTAGTTCCAATGGGGCAGCTGGCAATGGATTTAATGGGCCCAGCCATTGGTGTAGCCGTGGCTTATGGGTTAAAGGCACCACGGCTCGTCCTATTTCCAGCAGTAGTAGTTGGTGCAGCAGGTGCTACTCTTGGCGGACCTGCAGGAGCCTTCATAGCGGCTCTTATCTCAACTGAAATTGGAAAGCTTGTTTCAAAAGAAACACGTTTGGATATTATTGTGACACCGTTTGTCACCATTTTTTCTGGCTACTTAATTGCAACAACGATTGGTCCTGTAATAGCAGGTGGGATCGATTATTTCGGTGCGCTAATTATGTGGGCTGTAGATCGACAACCATTTGTGATGGGGATTTTAGTGGCAATGTTAATGGGCTTGGCGCTAACGGCACCTATTTCAAGTGCGGCGATTGCTTTTATGCTTGGATTAGAAGGAATTGCTGCAGGGGCTGCAACAGTAGGATGTGCTGCGCAAATGATTGGCTTTGCGACAAGTAGTTACCGTGAAAACGGATTTTCTGGGTTTGTGGCCCTTGGGATAGGTACGTCGAT
This window harbors:
- the phnD gene encoding phosphate/phosphite/phosphonate ABC transporter substrate-binding protein → MKKSFIIMMFLALILVIAACGGKTEESKEGANDTEISEATEKSELVIGLIPSQSEGEMQTAIDKLQAELEEKLDRPVKIDYYPAYNGVVEALNYEHIDMAYFGPLTYVIAHDRSGAKAIITQLVNGEPYYHSYFITKADAPWDTLDELLEEKATIDLAFGSPSSTSGSLIPGVELKERGVFRDSDDHDFANVTYTGSHDITAQSVLNGNVHVGAIDSAIFEARIRSGAINEEDYKIIWKSEQIFQYPWAVRPNMDDTTILELQEAFISITDEDILNAFGATAFTTATNEDYEAIRKAAIVDGRMDDDLGGK
- a CDS encoding PTS transporter subunit IIC, whose protein sequence is MKDFLHKKGIELSLKTYFVTALSFMALGLFSSLIIGLIIRTAGQQIPIPYFEEFLVPMGQLAMDLMGPAIGVAVAYGLKAPRLVLFPAVVVGAAGATLGGPAGAFIAALISTEIGKLVSKETRLDIIVTPFVTIFSGYLIATTIGPVIAGGIDYFGALIMWAVDRQPFVMGILVAMLMGLALTAPISSAAIAFMLGLEGIAAGAATVGCAAQMIGFATSSYRENGFSGFVALGIGTSMLQVPNIVRNPMILIPPTVAGMILAPFATMVFHMVNNPAGAGMGTSGFVGQIMTFTVMGFTWDVFLPVLLLHFIGPAVISLILSEALRKAGLIKFGDMKIEQ